A window of the Burkholderia sp. 9120 genome harbors these coding sequences:
- a CDS encoding LLM class flavin-dependent oxidoreductase, producing MIPFSVLDLSPVVAGATPADAFRNTLDLAQHAEKWNYRRFWLAEHHNMTGIASAATSVVIGYVAGGTKTIRVGSGGVMLPNHAPLVIAEQFGTLASLYPDRIDLGLGRAPGTDQSTARALRRDLQNSADSFPDDVVELQRYFADAVPGQRIQAVPGAGLHVPLWLLGSSLFSAQLAASLGLPFAFASHFAPDYMLTALQMYRAQFRPSATLDKPHAMVGVNLFAADSNDEAQRLFTSLQQQFINLRRGTPGQLQPPVDRLQASEMELNNVAHSLACTVIGDRDAVREGLKSVIAQTGADELMLTAQIYDHTARLRSFEIGAQIRDELAAGE from the coding sequence ATGATCCCCTTCTCGGTCCTCGACCTCTCGCCGGTCGTCGCGGGCGCTACGCCCGCCGATGCCTTCCGAAACACGCTCGACCTCGCGCAGCACGCGGAAAAATGGAACTACCGCCGCTTCTGGCTTGCGGAACATCACAACATGACCGGGATCGCCAGCGCGGCGACCTCGGTGGTGATCGGCTATGTGGCCGGCGGCACGAAGACGATCCGCGTCGGTTCCGGTGGCGTGATGCTGCCGAACCATGCGCCGCTCGTGATCGCGGAACAGTTCGGCACGCTGGCGTCGCTCTACCCTGACCGTATCGACCTCGGTCTCGGCCGCGCACCGGGCACCGATCAGAGCACCGCTCGCGCGTTGCGCCGCGATCTGCAGAACAGCGCCGATTCGTTCCCCGACGACGTCGTCGAATTGCAGCGTTATTTCGCCGACGCGGTGCCCGGGCAGCGCATTCAGGCAGTGCCGGGTGCGGGGCTGCATGTGCCGCTGTGGCTGCTCGGCTCGTCGCTCTTCAGTGCGCAGTTGGCCGCATCGCTCGGTTTGCCGTTCGCGTTCGCGTCGCATTTCGCGCCCGACTACATGCTCACCGCGCTGCAGATGTATCGCGCGCAATTCCGGCCGTCGGCTACGCTTGATAAACCGCATGCGATGGTCGGCGTGAATCTGTTCGCCGCCGACAGCAATGACGAAGCGCAGCGTCTGTTCACGTCGCTGCAGCAGCAGTTCATCAATTTGCGGCGCGGCACGCCTGGGCAGTTGCAGCCGCCGGTCGACCGGCTCCAGGCGTCGGAGATGGAGTTGAATAACGTCGCCCATTCGCTCGCGTGCACGGTGATTGGCGATCGCGATGCGGTGCGCGAAGGGTTGAAGTCGGTGATCGCGCAGACCGGCGCGGACGAGTTGATGCTCACCGCGCAGATTTACGATCACACGGCGCGGTTGCGCTCGTTCGAGATCGGCGCGCAAATACGCGACGAGTTGGCGGCCGGCGAGTAA
- a CDS encoding D-amino acid dehydrogenase: protein MHVCVLGGGVVGVTTAYYLAREGWRVTVIEQHPQPGMETSFANGGQLSYSYVAPLAGPSVPGNLSQWLLSRTAPLRFQPRLSLAQWGWCAAFLFNCTTARSRRTTIELLQLGAYSRDVMHDLMQTEHLEFAFRPSGKLVVYRNRHDFDGARRQMEFQARFGAQQTALDAASCIDTEPALDSLRHKLAGGIYTASEETGDCYLFTRELARVAVEKYGVQFLCGTSVRGLRREGNEIVAAHTSQGEITADAYVVALGNDSATLVRPLGIHLPIYPLKGYSLTMPVGEHHVAPQVSVTDLHHKVVYARLGQHLRVAGMVDMTPAGSHEDEARIRLLTSQAQATMPNGGDFSSVRAWTGFRPATPDSKPLLGATPLANLWLNTGQGSLGFTLAGASAALVTDAIRGRAGKLDLRPYQLTNRDAVRELATVAHSSPS from the coding sequence ATGCATGTCTGTGTTCTCGGTGGTGGTGTCGTCGGCGTCACTACCGCCTACTATCTGGCGCGCGAAGGATGGCGCGTCACCGTCATCGAACAGCATCCGCAACCCGGTATGGAAACGAGCTTCGCGAACGGCGGCCAGCTCAGCTACAGCTACGTCGCACCGCTTGCCGGACCGTCGGTGCCGGGCAACCTGTCGCAATGGCTGCTGAGCCGGACCGCGCCGTTACGTTTCCAGCCGCGTCTGAGTCTCGCGCAATGGGGCTGGTGCGCGGCGTTCCTGTTCAATTGCACGACGGCACGCAGCCGACGCACGACCATCGAACTGCTGCAGCTCGGCGCGTATAGCCGCGACGTCATGCACGACCTGATGCAGACGGAACACCTGGAGTTCGCCTTCCGCCCGAGCGGCAAGCTGGTGGTCTACCGTAATCGCCATGACTTCGACGGCGCGCGTCGGCAGATGGAGTTCCAGGCGCGCTTTGGCGCACAACAGACCGCGCTCGACGCCGCGTCGTGCATCGATACCGAGCCGGCGCTGGATTCGCTGCGGCACAAACTCGCCGGCGGCATTTACACGGCGTCCGAAGAAACCGGCGACTGCTATCTGTTCACGCGCGAGTTGGCCCGCGTGGCCGTCGAGAAATACGGCGTGCAGTTCCTCTGCGGGACTTCCGTGCGCGGCTTGCGGCGCGAAGGCAACGAGATTGTCGCGGCGCACACCTCGCAAGGCGAGATTACCGCCGACGCTTACGTGGTCGCGCTGGGCAACGACAGCGCCACGCTCGTCAGGCCGCTCGGCATCCACCTGCCCATCTATCCGCTCAAGGGCTACAGCCTGACGATGCCGGTCGGCGAGCATCACGTTGCGCCGCAGGTCAGCGTCACCGATCTGCATCACAAGGTGGTGTACGCGAGACTGGGGCAGCATTTGCGCGTCGCCGGCATGGTCGATATGACGCCGGCGGGTTCGCATGAAGATGAGGCGCGGATTCGTCTGCTGACTTCGCAGGCACAGGCCACCATGCCGAACGGCGGCGATTTCTCGTCGGTGCGCGCATGGACGGGTTTCCGTCCGGCGACCCCCGACAGCAAACCGCTACTCGGCGCCACGCCGCTCGCCAACCTCTGGCTCAACACCGGCCAGGGTTCGCTCGGCTTCACGCTGGCCGGCGCCAGCGCCGCGCTGGTTACCGACGCGATCCGCGGCCGTGCGGGCAAGCTCGATCTGCGTCCGTATCAGCTCACGAACCGCGACGCCGTGCGCGAGCTGGCGACAGTGGCGCATTCGTCGCCGTCATAA
- a CDS encoding ABC transporter substrate-binding protein has product MTQRFDTPVSLRRRRLVAALPAVTWLGASGGLMSSAASGATSATTQTSADPTAQHLDLSKVRLRVATYKGGDATLLKTAGLADTPYTIDWAEFQSGNAMVEAMNGGSLDIASGSEIPPIFARLQNAQVRVIAVYKDDVNNQVVLVPKGSTIRSIADLKGKRVGYLRATTTHYYLLRMLEEAGLSFNDIQATSLAPRDGFAAFNAGSLDAWAIYGYNVPLAISRSGARVLKNANGYLSGNYLYYGHPTTLTEPLQRAASADLLVRLQRACAWFSQHQDAYAKVLSAELRVPEEAIVSLYRNQSQPRRIAGTTAADIASEQQVADTFARAGLIDRHVDVAPLWTEIFNAALAHGA; this is encoded by the coding sequence ATGACTCAGCGTTTCGATACGCCGGTTTCACTCCGGCGTCGCCGGCTGGTGGCCGCGTTGCCGGCCGTCACCTGGCTTGGCGCAAGCGGTGGCCTGATGTCGTCCGCCGCCTCAGGCGCGACGTCCGCAACAACCCAGACCAGCGCCGACCCCACCGCGCAGCACCTCGATCTGAGCAAGGTGCGCCTGCGTGTCGCGACCTACAAAGGCGGCGACGCCACCTTGCTGAAAACCGCCGGCCTCGCCGATACGCCCTACACGATCGACTGGGCCGAATTCCAGTCGGGCAACGCGATGGTCGAAGCGATGAACGGCGGCTCGCTCGACATCGCGTCGGGCAGCGAAATCCCGCCGATCTTCGCGCGTCTGCAGAACGCCCAGGTCCGCGTGATCGCCGTCTACAAGGACGACGTGAACAACCAGGTCGTGCTGGTCCCGAAGGGCTCGACGATCCGTTCGATCGCCGATCTGAAGGGCAAGCGCGTCGGCTATCTGCGCGCGACCACCACCCATTACTACCTGTTGCGGATGCTCGAAGAAGCCGGGCTGTCGTTCAACGACATTCAGGCGACCTCGCTGGCGCCGCGCGACGGTTTCGCGGCCTTCAACGCCGGCTCGCTCGACGCCTGGGCGATCTACGGCTACAACGTGCCGCTGGCGATCTCGCGCTCGGGCGCGCGCGTGCTGAAGAACGCGAACGGTTACCTGTCGGGCAATTACCTGTATTACGGGCATCCCACGACACTCACCGAGCCACTGCAGCGGGCGGCGTCGGCGGACTTGCTGGTGCGGCTGCAACGCGCCTGCGCGTGGTTCAGCCAGCATCAGGACGCGTACGCGAAAGTGCTGTCCGCCGAACTGCGCGTGCCGGAAGAAGCGATCGTGTCGCTGTATCGCAACCAGAGCCAGCCGCGCCGCATTGCCGGCACCACGGCGGCGGATATCGCCAGCGAGCAGCAGGTGGCGGACACCTTCGCGCGCGCCGGGCTGATCGACCGTCATGTCGATGTCGCACCGCTGTGGACCGAGATCTTCAACGCCGCGCTCGCTCACGGTGCGTGA
- a CDS encoding class II aldolase/adducin family protein has translation MTDLSHASVTVTATGIGGTLERHAPLRKFWFDDVPPRDSIAAERRHRQELLAVAFRLFARYGFDQGLAGHITARDPEWPDHFWVNPFGKHFSRIRVSDLLLVNADGEIVVGEGPLNQAAFAIHAAIHEARPDVIAAAHTHSLYGKAWSTLGRTLDPLTQDSCAFYQDHALFDDFRGVVLDTDEGARIAAALGERKAVILKNHGILTAGPSVEAAAWWYIGLDNACHAQLLAEAAGTPQAIPHDIATLTHEQVGRPGGALFAFESLLEGLVEAEPDVLT, from the coding sequence ATGACCGATCTTTCTCATGCCAGCGTCACCGTCACTGCAACCGGCATCGGCGGCACGCTCGAACGTCACGCGCCGCTACGCAAATTCTGGTTCGACGACGTCCCGCCACGCGACAGCATCGCGGCGGAACGTCGTCATCGCCAGGAACTGCTCGCCGTCGCGTTTCGTCTGTTTGCGCGCTATGGCTTCGATCAGGGTCTCGCCGGCCATATCACCGCGCGCGACCCGGAGTGGCCCGATCACTTCTGGGTCAATCCGTTCGGCAAGCATTTCAGCCGCATCCGCGTTTCCGATCTGCTGCTGGTGAATGCCGACGGTGAGATCGTGGTCGGCGAAGGTCCGCTCAATCAGGCCGCGTTCGCAATCCACGCGGCGATTCACGAAGCGCGTCCCGACGTGATCGCGGCGGCCCACACGCATTCGCTGTATGGCAAAGCGTGGTCGACGCTCGGCCGCACGCTCGATCCGCTCACCCAGGATTCGTGCGCGTTCTATCAGGATCACGCGCTGTTCGACGATTTCCGCGGCGTCGTGCTCGATACCGACGAAGGCGCGCGTATCGCGGCCGCGCTCGGCGAGCGCAAGGCGGTGATTCTGAAGAATCACGGCATTCTGACCGCGGGCCCGAGCGTGGAAGCCGCGGCGTGGTGGTACATCGGACTGGACAACGCGTGTCATGCGCAATTGCTGGCCGAAGCCGCCGGCACGCCGCAAGCCATCCCGCACGACATTGCCACGCTCACGCACGAACAGGTGGGCCGCCCCGGCGGCGCGTTGTTCGCTTTCGAGAGCCTGCTGGAAGGGCTGGTGGAAGCCGAGCCCGACGTCCTGACCTGA
- a CDS encoding MFS transporter gives MDTTFSRKQKTAALTSLFIAWAAGYADRILISTAIIPIRAEFNLDARQAGIVLSAFYFSYAITQLIGGWLSDKIGSRIVVVACVASWSFFTGATGVAWSFASLVAIRLLFGIGEGAFSPASSVTIAEVFPRKERARAKSLLISTTFLGNAVGSGLIGLTVARFGWRSSFTILAVMGLVVAAILWASLRGGMKGQRERNANRHRTLWGPLLRMPAAWKIAAIWFFASVLYVGVTSWMPSYLMHTYHIDLAHTGMAVAIPNLLAFIGTNAVGYLLDRRAKGHERAFMIGGALVSALSIALMINTTSMTLLMVYLTVCLLAFNFVYASVFAMPLRYFPEHLIGSATGLMNFGGQMGATLAPIAMGALINASGGAYISAFWLLIGSAVGGVLVAATWKPIEPRMGESVQPS, from the coding sequence ATGGACACAACGTTTTCAAGGAAGCAGAAGACGGCCGCTTTGACGAGCCTCTTCATTGCGTGGGCGGCCGGTTACGCGGATCGCATCCTGATCAGCACCGCCATCATTCCGATCCGGGCCGAGTTCAACCTCGACGCGCGGCAAGCCGGCATCGTGCTGAGCGCCTTTTACTTCAGCTATGCGATCACGCAGTTGATCGGCGGCTGGCTGTCCGACAAGATCGGTTCGCGGATCGTCGTGGTGGCTTGCGTGGCCTCCTGGTCGTTCTTCACGGGCGCGACCGGCGTGGCCTGGTCGTTTGCGTCGCTGGTCGCGATCCGTCTGCTGTTCGGCATTGGAGAGGGCGCGTTCTCGCCGGCGAGTTCGGTGACGATCGCCGAAGTGTTTCCACGCAAAGAACGGGCGCGCGCCAAGTCGCTGCTGATTTCGACGACCTTCCTCGGCAATGCGGTGGGCTCCGGGCTCATCGGCCTGACCGTGGCGCGCTTCGGCTGGCGTAGTTCGTTCACGATACTCGCGGTGATGGGTCTCGTCGTTGCGGCGATTCTCTGGGCCTCGTTGCGCGGCGGCATGAAAGGGCAGCGGGAGCGCAATGCCAATCGTCATCGCACGCTGTGGGGACCGCTGCTTCGCATGCCCGCGGCGTGGAAGATCGCGGCCATCTGGTTCTTTGCCAGCGTGCTCTATGTCGGGGTGACGTCGTGGATGCCGTCTTACCTGATGCATACGTATCACATCGATCTCGCGCACACCGGCATGGCTGTCGCCATTCCGAACCTGCTTGCGTTCATCGGCACCAACGCGGTGGGGTATCTGCTCGACCGGCGCGCAAAGGGACACGAGCGTGCGTTCATGATTGGCGGCGCGCTCGTGAGTGCGCTCTCCATCGCGTTGATGATCAACACCACCAGCATGACGCTGCTGATGGTTTATCTCACCGTCTGTCTGCTTGCGTTCAACTTCGTCTATGCCTCGGTCTTCGCGATGCCGCTGCGCTACTTCCCGGAACATCTGATCGGCAGCGCGACCGGCTTGATGAATTTCGGCGGCCAGATGGGCGCCACGCTCGCACCGATCGCGATGGGCGCGCTGATCAATGCGTCCGGCGGCGCGTATATCTCGGCGTTCTGGCTGCTGATCGGCTCCGCAGTCGGCGGTGTGCTGGTCGCGGCTACGTGGAAACCCATCGAACCGCGCATGGGCGAAAGCGTGCAGCCGTCGTGA
- a CDS encoding LysR family transcriptional regulator has translation MPKPLPVSSTTMRLRHIEVFHAVMQAGSLSGAASLLNISQPAASKMLAQAEHSLGVALFKRLPSGLKPTPEAMLLFQETKTLHASLDRVRHLARNLASHPGGMLRIGCIPSLGLSLVPRAVAAFTRLCPDVSIDIRTENQQTLSALLLTQEIDIGIAFEPVAMAGIAIEELGRARAVLFGAVSDWPAKAPVHLRELDLSKWISLDSMDPLGSIVNATLAGFDESGRAPMIQVKTYYLARALVESGIGFTIIDEYTAQSAADTFAVRQLEPALSVGVCMMTSMSHAGTQGLKVFVQQLEKQLAKIQSLQASELRAQAT, from the coding sequence ATGCCGAAGCCTCTTCCTGTTTCGTCCACGACCATGCGTTTGCGCCACATCGAAGTCTTTCACGCTGTCATGCAGGCCGGCTCGCTGTCAGGCGCCGCCAGCCTCCTGAACATTTCGCAACCGGCGGCGAGCAAGATGCTCGCGCAGGCCGAGCACAGTCTCGGCGTGGCGCTTTTCAAGCGGCTGCCCAGCGGGCTGAAACCGACGCCTGAAGCGATGCTGCTGTTTCAGGAGACCAAGACGCTGCACGCGAGCCTGGATCGTGTCAGGCATCTCGCGCGCAATCTGGCCTCGCATCCCGGCGGCATGCTGCGCATCGGTTGTATTCCGAGTCTCGGTTTGAGTCTCGTGCCGCGGGCTGTCGCTGCTTTCACCCGGCTCTGCCCGGATGTCTCGATCGACATTCGCACCGAAAACCAGCAGACCTTGTCGGCGCTGCTGCTGACGCAGGAAATCGATATCGGTATCGCGTTCGAACCGGTGGCGATGGCCGGCATCGCGATCGAAGAACTCGGCCGGGCGCGAGCCGTTCTGTTCGGCGCCGTTAGCGACTGGCCCGCGAAGGCGCCGGTCCATCTGCGCGAGCTCGATTTGTCGAAGTGGATCAGCCTCGACTCCATGGACCCGCTCGGCTCGATCGTCAACGCGACGCTGGCCGGTTTCGACGAAAGCGGCCGCGCGCCGATGATCCAGGTCAAGACCTACTACCTGGCGCGCGCGCTGGTGGAGAGCGGCATCGGCTTTACGATCATCGACGAATACACGGCGCAGTCGGCAGCCGACACGTTTGCCGTCAGGCAACTCGAACCGGCGCTGTCAGTGGGCGTGTGCATGATGACGTCGATGAGCCATGCGGGCACGCAGGGACTCAAGGTGTTCGTTCAGCAACTCGAGAAGCAACTGGCAAAGATTCAGTCATTGCAGGCCAGTGAACTTCGCGCGCAGGCTACATGA
- a CDS encoding LLM class flavin-dependent oxidoreductase, producing MSIEFIGMIQTRKVSETHAAQGPVIDLAYVEQFARAHEDAGFDRILVPHQSTSPDALLTISHAASVTRNVHFMLAHRPGFVAPTLAARQLATLDHYSRGRLAVHIISGGDDTEQRRDGDFLSHDERYARTDEYLQILRRVWTETKPFDHHGKYYRFEQGFSEVKPLQQPHIPVYFGGASAPALEIAGRHADVYALWGESKAQVREQVTRVRAEAAKHGRTVRFSVSFRPILAATESAAWERAQHILEETRRLRAAQGLGVGGPAQSEGARRLLAASGESDRVDERLWTGVAKEIGGRSNSTALVGTPEQVAETLAEYYALGVTTFLVRGFDPLEDAIDYGRELIPATRERIARVERVAA from the coding sequence GTGTCCATCGAATTCATCGGCATGATCCAGACCCGCAAGGTGTCTGAAACGCACGCAGCGCAAGGTCCCGTGATCGACCTCGCTTACGTCGAGCAATTTGCCCGCGCGCATGAAGACGCGGGTTTCGACCGGATCCTTGTGCCGCATCAGTCGACGAGTCCCGACGCGCTGCTGACCATCTCGCACGCGGCGAGCGTGACCCGCAACGTGCACTTCATGCTCGCGCACCGGCCGGGTTTCGTCGCGCCGACGCTGGCCGCGCGTCAACTGGCGACGCTCGACCACTATTCGCGCGGCCGCCTCGCGGTGCACATCATTTCCGGCGGCGACGATACCGAGCAGCGCCGCGACGGCGATTTTCTGTCGCACGACGAACGCTATGCGCGCACCGACGAATATCTGCAGATCCTGCGCCGCGTGTGGACCGAGACGAAACCCTTCGATCATCACGGCAAGTACTACCGCTTCGAACAGGGCTTCTCCGAAGTGAAGCCGCTGCAGCAACCGCATATTCCGGTGTATTTCGGCGGCGCGTCGGCGCCGGCGCTCGAAATCGCCGGCCGTCACGCGGATGTCTACGCGCTGTGGGGCGAATCGAAGGCGCAGGTTCGCGAGCAGGTGACCCGCGTACGCGCGGAAGCGGCGAAGCATGGCCGCACGGTGCGCTTCTCGGTGTCGTTCCGGCCGATTCTCGCGGCCACGGAAAGTGCGGCATGGGAGCGCGCCCAGCACATCCTCGAGGAAACGCGGCGGCTGCGCGCGGCGCAGGGGCTTGGGGTCGGCGGCCCGGCGCAGAGCGAAGGCGCGCGGCGTTTGCTCGCGGCATCGGGGGAATCGGACCGCGTCGACGAACGCTTGTGGACCGGTGTCGCGAAAGAGATCGGCGGACGCTCGAATTCAACCGCACTGGTCGGCACGCCGGAACAGGTGGCTGAGACGCTTGCCGAGTACTACGCGCTGGGCGTCACGACCTTCCTCGTGCGCGGTTTCGATCCGCTCGAAGACGCGATCGATTACGGCCGTGAGTTGATTCCCGCGACCCGTGAGCGCATTGCGCGTGTCGAACGCGTGGCGGCCTGA
- a CDS encoding rhodanese-related sulfurtransferase, with protein MSVVTNFRTRSFDDVRRTLLDREEIALVDVREEDPHARSHPLFAANLPLSRLELDAPVRLPRRAVPIVVFDSGEGLAERAALRLSELGYTDVALLEGGLQGWHAAGGELFQDVNAPSKAFGELVESERHTPSLAAPQVQALLDHETDVVVLDARRFDEYQTMNIPGSISVPGAELVLRARQLAPDPATRIIVNCAGRTRSIIGAQSLINAGVPNPVAALRNGTIGWTLAGQALAHGSARRFEPIADDKLRLAAADAARTVADRAKVGRTSRDEARRWAGEAVRTVYRFDVRTPEEYEAGHVPGFRSAPGGQLVQETDMFAPVRGARVILADNDGVRANMTASWLAQMNVEVYVVDGLTAADLGEKGAAPAARDAPAPPAADEITPAGLVTLLQTPGTVVLDFTTSANYVKRHIPGAWFVIRSQLADALHKLPAAQRYVVTCGSSALARFAAPELAALTGKPVQVLSGGTAAWIEAGLPLESGEARLASPRIDRYRRPYEGTDNAREAMNAYLEWEYGLVAQLGRDGTHGFRVI; from the coding sequence ATGAGTGTCGTTACAAACTTTCGTACCCGATCATTCGACGACGTGCGCCGCACACTGCTCGATCGCGAGGAAATCGCGCTCGTCGACGTGCGCGAGGAAGATCCGCACGCCCGCAGTCATCCGCTGTTTGCCGCTAATTTGCCGCTGTCGCGACTCGAACTCGATGCGCCGGTCCGCTTGCCGCGTCGCGCGGTGCCGATTGTCGTGTTCGATTCGGGTGAAGGACTCGCCGAACGCGCCGCGCTGCGTTTGAGCGAGTTGGGCTATACCGACGTCGCGTTGCTCGAAGGCGGCCTGCAAGGCTGGCACGCAGCCGGCGGCGAACTGTTCCAGGACGTCAACGCGCCGAGCAAGGCGTTCGGCGAACTGGTGGAGAGCGAGCGGCATACGCCGTCGCTGGCCGCGCCGCAGGTGCAGGCGCTGCTCGATCACGAAACCGACGTGGTGGTGCTCGACGCGCGCCGCTTCGACGAATATCAGACCATGAACATTCCCGGCAGCATCAGCGTGCCGGGCGCGGAACTCGTGCTGCGCGCGCGCCAGCTCGCGCCGGACCCGGCGACGCGGATCATCGTCAATTGCGCGGGGCGCACGCGCAGCATTATCGGCGCGCAGTCGCTGATCAACGCGGGCGTGCCGAATCCGGTCGCGGCGCTGCGCAACGGCACGATCGGCTGGACGCTCGCAGGGCAAGCGCTGGCGCATGGCAGCGCGCGCCGTTTCGAACCGATCGCCGACGACAAGCTGCGTCTGGCCGCCGCCGATGCCGCGCGCACGGTCGCGGATCGCGCGAAAGTGGGCCGCACGTCGCGCGACGAAGCGCGGCGCTGGGCCGGTGAAGCGGTGCGTACCGTGTATCGCTTCGACGTCCGCACGCCGGAAGAATACGAAGCGGGCCACGTGCCCGGTTTTCGTAGTGCGCCAGGCGGGCAACTGGTGCAGGAAACCGACATGTTCGCGCCGGTGCGCGGCGCGCGCGTGATTCTCGCGGACAACGACGGCGTGCGCGCCAATATGACGGCGTCCTGGCTCGCGCAGATGAACGTCGAGGTGTACGTGGTGGACGGCCTGACGGCTGCGGACCTCGGCGAGAAAGGCGCGGCACCGGCGGCACGCGATGCGCCGGCACCGCCGGCTGCCGATGAAATCACGCCGGCTGGCCTGGTCACGCTGCTGCAAACGCCGGGCACGGTCGTGCTGGATTTCACGACCAGCGCGAATTATGTGAAGCGACATATCCCGGGCGCGTGGTTCGTGATCCGCTCGCAACTCGCCGACGCGTTGCACAAGTTGCCGGCCGCTCAGCGATATGTGGTGACGTGCGGCAGCAGTGCGCTTGCGCGTTTTGCCGCGCCCGAGCTGGCGGCGTTGACGGGCAAACCGGTGCAGGTGCTGAGCGGCGGGACGGCGGCGTGGATCGAAGCGGGCTTGCCGCTGGAAAGCGGGGAGGCGCGGCTCGCGTCGCCGCGTATCGATCGTTACCGGCGTCCGTATGAAGGCACCGACAACGCGCGGGAAGCGATGAATGCGTATCTGGAGTGGGAGTACGGTCTCGTCGCGCAGCTTGGGCGCGATGGGACGCA
- a CDS encoding cysteine dioxygenase translates to MTQALRPDRLRAFVGRIASLVDAAAPEAHLLDAGAAALRELIAHDDWLPDAFAQSDPERYQQFLLHADSRQRFSIVSFVWGPGQATPVHDHTVWGLIGVLRGAEIAQAYRITPDGALQEQGAAQRLDRGDVDAVSPGIGDVHRVSNAYGDRTSISIHVYGANIGAVSRSVYPAGGGRKAFISGYSNDVLPNIWNVSKESSIS, encoded by the coding sequence ATGACCCAAGCCCTGAGGCCGGACCGCCTGCGCGCGTTCGTCGGCCGGATCGCGTCGCTGGTCGACGCAGCGGCGCCCGAAGCGCACCTGCTCGACGCCGGCGCCGCCGCATTGCGCGAACTGATCGCCCACGACGACTGGCTGCCCGACGCCTTCGCGCAGTCCGATCCCGAGCGTTACCAGCAATTCCTGTTGCACGCGGACTCGCGGCAGCGCTTTTCAATCGTCAGTTTTGTGTGGGGGCCGGGGCAGGCAACCCCTGTTCACGATCACACCGTGTGGGGGCTGATCGGCGTGCTGCGTGGCGCGGAAATTGCACAGGCTTATCGCATCACGCCGGATGGCGCGCTGCAGGAGCAGGGCGCGGCCCAACGCCTCGATCGCGGGGACGTGGATGCGGTCTCGCCGGGCATCGGCGACGTTCATCGCGTGAGTAATGCTTATGGTGACCGTACGTCGATCAGCATTCACGTGTACGGTGCAAATATCGGCGCGGTGAGCCGTTCGGTTTATCCGGCCGGCGGCGGCCGCAAAGCGTTTATCTCCGGCTACTCGAACGACGTGTTACCGAATATCTGGAATGTCTCGAAGGAGTCTTCGATCTCATGA